In Halovivax gelatinilyticus, the following are encoded in one genomic region:
- a CDS encoding CBS domain-containing protein: MNIADIATREYLEVDVGTRMGKVRSSFENGNPKGIIVTDDGAYEGVISERKVLQSHVEDDAKVAALIKPSRAAPAPTVDRDEGVRETARILIEGNTKIAPVFEHDDLWGVITDDAILEAVIDNLDAIDVADVYTEEPITLAEDDGIGKAINHLREHGISRLPVLNENGYLTGMVTTHDIADFAIRENERMTQGDRVGDNERMLDVPVYDIMNSPVETTSLETSVRGAIETMLEFDYAGLAVTGDDDRTVVGVITKTDVLRALTYTEEEQMDVQITNISQLGTLSRADIVERIESVADKYAKMQVHHAHVRFHEHKEKLRGQPLIRCQIRLRTNKGQVAGSGEGYGADSAFRIALDKLERNVLELKGIQSDEEYRGQLLRKLNEL; this comes from the coding sequence ATGAATATTGCTGATATCGCGACTCGAGAGTATCTCGAAGTGGACGTCGGGACGCGCATGGGGAAAGTTCGCTCGTCGTTCGAAAACGGAAACCCCAAAGGAATCATCGTCACCGACGACGGCGCGTACGAGGGGGTCATCAGCGAACGGAAGGTGCTCCAGAGTCACGTCGAAGACGACGCGAAGGTCGCTGCGCTTATCAAACCGTCCAGAGCGGCGCCGGCGCCGACGGTCGATCGCGACGAGGGCGTCCGAGAGACCGCCCGCATCCTCATCGAGGGGAACACGAAGATCGCGCCCGTCTTCGAACACGACGACCTCTGGGGCGTGATCACCGACGACGCCATTCTGGAGGCCGTCATCGACAACCTCGACGCGATCGACGTCGCCGACGTCTACACCGAGGAGCCGATCACGCTCGCCGAGGACGACGGCATCGGCAAGGCGATCAATCACCTCCGCGAACACGGCATCTCTCGGCTGCCCGTCCTGAACGAAAACGGCTACCTGACGGGCATGGTGACGACCCACGACATCGCCGACTTCGCCATCCGCGAAAACGAGCGGATGACCCAGGGCGACCGCGTCGGCGACAACGAGCGGATGCTCGACGTCCCCGTCTACGACATCATGAACAGTCCGGTCGAGACGACCTCCCTCGAGACGAGCGTCCGAGGGGCGATCGAGACGATGCTCGAGTTCGACTACGCCGGCCTCGCAGTCACCGGCGACGACGACCGCACGGTCGTCGGCGTGATTACCAAAACGGACGTCCTCCGGGCGCTCACCTACACGGAAGAAGAGCAGATGGACGTCCAGATCACGAACATCTCCCAGCTCGGGACGCTGAGTCGGGCCGACATCGTCGAGCGAATCGAGTCGGTCGCCGACAAGTACGCGAAGATGCAGGTACACCACGCCCACGTCAGGTTCCACGAACACAAGGAGAAACTCCGCGGCCAACCGCTGATCCGCTGTCAAATTCGGCTCCGAACGAACAAAGGACAGGTGGCGGGCTCCGGCGAGGGCTACGGTGCCGACAGCGCCTTCCGTATCGCGCTGGATAAACTGGAGCGTAACGTCCTCGAATTGAAAGGCATCCAGAGCGACGAGGAGTACCGCGGACAGCTGCTCAGAAAGTTAAACGAACTGTAA
- the radB gene encoding DNA repair and recombination protein RadB, with amino-acid sequence MNGAAISSGCPPVDELLGDGFERGTVTQLYGPPAAGKTNLALSAAVEVAAAGGTAVYIDTEGLSIDRFEQLLSARVEGDADDLANAESIASQIIIEEALDFADQAEAVRDAEEFAERADLIVLDSATGFYRLERGGDEQAGDALRQVTRQVTHLLSLARKHDLAVVVTNQVFADPDSDRTRALGGNTLEHWTGTIVRIDRFRGGNRRATLEKHRAKPAGDSVQFQITNEGLRGSDSQPYP; translated from the coding sequence GTGAACGGTGCGGCCATATCGTCCGGCTGTCCGCCGGTCGACGAGTTGCTCGGCGACGGGTTCGAGCGCGGCACGGTGACTCAGTTGTACGGCCCGCCAGCCGCTGGAAAGACGAATCTCGCCCTCTCGGCCGCGGTCGAGGTGGCCGCTGCCGGGGGAACGGCCGTCTACATCGACACGGAGGGACTCTCGATCGATCGATTCGAACAGCTCCTCTCCGCCCGCGTCGAGGGCGACGCCGACGATCTCGCCAACGCCGAGTCGATCGCCTCACAGATCATCATCGAGGAGGCGCTCGACTTCGCCGATCAGGCAGAAGCCGTCCGTGACGCAGAAGAGTTCGCCGAGCGAGCGGATCTCATCGTCCTGGACAGCGCGACCGGCTTCTACCGGCTCGAACGCGGCGGCGACGAGCAGGCCGGCGACGCGCTGCGCCAGGTCACTCGCCAGGTCACGCACCTCCTCTCGCTCGCTCGCAAGCACGACCTGGCCGTCGTCGTCACCAACCAGGTGTTCGCCGACCCTGATTCGGATCGGACGCGGGCGCTCGGCGGGAACACGCTCGAACACTGGACCGGAACGATCGTCCGAATCGATCGGTTCCGCGGCGGGAACCGGCGTGCGACGCTCGAGAAACATCGGGCGAAACCGGCCGGCGACTCCGTCCAGTTTCAGATCACGAACGAGGGTCTGCGGGGAAGCGATTCCCAGCCGTACCCGTAG
- a CDS encoding YncE family protein, whose product MRKVKTRRTFLAGTTAAGALALAGCTGGSDDDPSDSDDGATDQPSGDDADDGTGSSDGPERVAHEVWALDQGTDTIYLYEPTEEGYLDGSDPYDHAETIDLNDLLDDDGPIVPHMIDYSGDYAYAAIACTAGARTLIFRTEDHELVADLETGAGSHMAAFSPDDEYVHVDAIGEEAIVRVDVDLDAESFEIVDELAIHEDETVQDAGIEGGAPICHQYAPDGRSLHTLGPSYHDGALVIVDHESFSVERAYGHDEYPTNCGTMPHPTEEKFYLTAGLPSDPDSGEEGVGDLYIYDTAEDELRLGPKSTGGIDAHGFWFTPDGEELWVLNRETNDGIVWNPDWDQPQSEIEAFGPATGDEPAERDAPDIMWATPDGAYMLVTLRGPAPLSGDPHAATGVTPGFSILDTETKEIVTVVEPDPIDAYDDADIEAARNEEDGAPSIPDFHGIGVRPLEDVDAEIGTSPPY is encoded by the coding sequence ATGAGAAAGGTGAAAACTAGGCGGACGTTTCTCGCAGGGACGACGGCAGCCGGCGCACTGGCGCTCGCCGGGTGCACCGGAGGAAGCGACGACGATCCATCGGATTCAGACGACGGCGCGACGGATCAACCGAGCGGAGACGACGCCGACGATGGAACCGGCTCCTCCGACGGGCCGGAGCGCGTGGCCCACGAGGTGTGGGCGCTGGATCAGGGAACGGACACCATCTACCTGTACGAGCCGACCGAGGAGGGCTATCTCGACGGCTCCGATCCGTACGACCACGCGGAGACGATCGATCTGAACGACCTACTCGACGACGACGGACCGATCGTCCCGCACATGATCGATTACAGCGGTGACTACGCGTACGCGGCGATCGCCTGCACGGCCGGGGCGCGGACGCTGATATTCCGGACCGAGGATCACGAACTCGTCGCCGACCTGGAAACGGGCGCGGGATCGCACATGGCGGCGTTCTCGCCGGACGACGAGTACGTCCACGTCGACGCCATCGGCGAGGAGGCCATCGTTCGCGTCGACGTCGATCTCGACGCCGAATCGTTCGAGATCGTCGACGAACTCGCGATCCACGAAGACGAGACGGTCCAGGACGCAGGTATCGAGGGGGGTGCGCCGATCTGTCATCAGTACGCGCCAGACGGCCGGTCGCTACACACCCTCGGACCGAGCTATCACGACGGCGCGCTCGTGATCGTAGACCACGAGTCGTTTTCGGTCGAGCGCGCCTACGGTCACGACGAGTATCCGACGAACTGCGGCACAATGCCTCATCCGACTGAGGAGAAATTCTACCTCACGGCCGGGTTGCCGTCGGATCCCGACAGCGGCGAGGAGGGCGTGGGCGACCTGTACATCTACGATACGGCCGAAGACGAGCTTCGACTCGGCCCGAAATCGACGGGCGGCATCGACGCTCACGGGTTCTGGTTCACGCCCGACGGCGAGGAACTCTGGGTGCTAAACCGGGAGACGAACGACGGTATCGTCTGGAATCCAGACTGGGATCAGCCCCAGAGCGAAATCGAGGCGTTCGGCCCGGCAACCGGGGACGAGCCGGCCGAACGCGACGCGCCCGACATCATGTGGGCGACGCCGGACGGCGCGTACATGCTCGTCACCCTTCGCGGTCCCGCTCCGCTGTCGGGCGACCCTCACGCCGCGACGGGTGTCACGCCCGGCTTTTCGATCCTCGATACGGAGACGAAAGAGATCGTCACCGTCGTCGAACCGGATCCGATCGACGCCTACGACGACGCCGACATCGAAGCGGCGCGTAACGAGGAGGACGGCGCCCCGTCGATCCCCGACTTCCACGGGATCGGCGTCCGGCCGCTGGAGGACGTCGACGCGGAAATCGGCACCTCGCCGCCGTACTGA
- a CDS encoding OBG GTPase family GTP-binding protein gives MGLEEEIREIEEEIASTPYNKSTEAHIGRLKSKLAEKKEKLENQSSAGGGDGYAVEKTGDATVALVGFPSVGKSSLLNSLTNAESETGAYEFTTLDVNPGMCKHRGANIQILDVPGLIEGAAHGKGDGKQVLAVVRNADLIVFVLSVFEIEQYDRLQRELYDIKIRVDEQPPRVTVRRKHKDGIKITSSVEQDLDEATIGEVCREHGFVNADVNLQEQVTIDRLIDGLQDNREYIPSITCVNKVDLINPEYKETVDEQLRERDLDPEAVTFISAEAERGLEALKDRIWENLGLIRVYMDKPGRGIDWEEPLIVEEGATIREAVEKLGGDFEERFRFARVSGPSATHDQQQVGTEHVLEDEDVLKLILRR, from the coding sequence ATGGGGCTCGAGGAGGAGATTCGCGAGATCGAAGAAGAAATCGCCAGCACGCCCTACAACAAGTCGACCGAGGCCCACATCGGTCGCCTGAAGTCGAAGCTCGCGGAGAAAAAAGAGAAACTCGAGAACCAGTCTTCGGCGGGCGGCGGCGACGGCTACGCCGTCGAGAAGACCGGCGACGCGACGGTCGCCCTGGTGGGATTTCCGAGCGTCGGCAAGTCCTCGCTGCTCAACTCGCTCACCAACGCCGAGTCAGAAACGGGCGCCTACGAGTTCACGACGCTCGACGTCAATCCGGGCATGTGCAAACACCGCGGAGCGAACATCCAGATCCTGGACGTGCCCGGCCTCATCGAGGGCGCCGCCCACGGCAAGGGTGACGGAAAACAGGTACTTGCCGTCGTGCGTAACGCCGACCTGATCGTCTTCGTCCTCTCGGTCTTCGAGATCGAACAGTACGACCGGCTTCAGCGGGAGCTATACGACATCAAGATCCGCGTCGACGAGCAACCGCCGCGAGTGACGGTCAGGCGAAAGCACAAAGACGGCATCAAGATCACCTCGAGCGTCGAACAGGATCTAGACGAGGCGACGATCGGCGAGGTCTGTCGCGAACACGGCTTCGTCAACGCGGACGTAAACCTCCAGGAGCAGGTCACGATCGACCGGCTCATCGACGGCCTCCAGGATAACAGAGAGTACATCCCCTCGATCACCTGCGTCAACAAGGTCGATCTGATCAACCCGGAGTACAAGGAGACGGTCGACGAACAGCTTCGCGAACGCGACCTCGATCCCGAGGCGGTGACGTTCATCAGCGCCGAAGCGGAGCGAGGACTCGAAGCGCTCAAAGACCGCATCTGGGAGAATCTCGGGCTGATCCGCGTCTACATGGACAAACCCGGCCGGGGAATCGACTGGGAGGAACCGCTCATCGTCGAGGAGGGGGCGACGATCCGCGAGGCCGTCGAGAAACTGGGCGGGGACTTCGAGGAGCGATTTCGATTCGCACGCGTCTCCGGCCCCAGCGCGACCCACGACCAACAGCAAGTCGGGACCGAACACGTCCTCGAAGACGAAGACGTGTTGAAGCTGATCCTCCGACGATAG
- a CDS encoding Na+/H+ antiporter NhaC family protein yields the protein MSEFGMLSVIPPLLAIVLAIVTRKAVLSLFLGIWSGAIIYAGGPDPLGDPIGWIEGVLADGFGFFTTFDWIVEAISDPFHTQILIFTLLLGSGVAMIWQLGGAYAVRDWALQRLDTQRKGMIATWVLGMVMFFDDYANTAIVGSSMKDVSDQLQISREKLSYVVDSTAAPVATIMLSSWVAFQISLIGDAYEELGLDGAGDPSEVEIFIQSIPFNMYAILAIVMVGIIVISRRDYGEMLDAEHRSWGTGKVYREDAQPMQDVEADLGEPYADNPRLGSFFYPVIVLIAVTVITALWTGYYEAGSPPLAELASWSEMVQNADYAAALIYGSFAMVVTGFVLGSVYDIFDFREATDTTISGFGIMLTAVTILVLAWGIGSTVGALETGEYVSGAIGDDLPTALLPVIVLGTAAFIAFSTGTSWGTMGILTPIVIPISWAMTGDHTMTAAVVGMIFSGAIFGDHSSPISDTSVLSSTFTGADLIDHVRTQLYYAVTVALVAALLITIWGVTEISPFILLPIGALILIGLVYGLSELDARRKGVDPIAVNGGRHRGDPVKPATEADRTEPTTDVDDRSDSETRPPSDED from the coding sequence ATGTCAGAATTTGGCATGCTATCAGTGATCCCACCGTTACTGGCGATCGTCCTCGCGATCGTCACGAGAAAGGCGGTCCTTTCGCTGTTTCTCGGCATCTGGTCCGGTGCGATCATTTACGCCGGCGGGCCGGATCCGCTCGGCGATCCCATAGGCTGGATCGAGGGGGTCCTCGCCGACGGCTTTGGCTTTTTCACGACGTTCGACTGGATCGTCGAGGCCATCTCCGATCCGTTTCACACCCAGATCCTGATATTCACCCTCCTGCTCGGTTCAGGAGTCGCGATGATCTGGCAGCTCGGCGGGGCGTACGCCGTTCGCGATTGGGCGCTCCAGCGCCTCGATACGCAGCGCAAAGGCATGATCGCGACCTGGGTACTCGGCATGGTGATGTTCTTCGACGACTACGCCAACACGGCCATCGTCGGCTCGTCGATGAAGGACGTCTCCGACCAGCTCCAGATCTCGCGCGAGAAGCTCTCCTACGTCGTCGACTCGACGGCCGCGCCGGTCGCGACGATCATGCTCTCTTCGTGGGTCGCGTTCCAGATATCACTCATCGGGGACGCGTACGAAGAACTCGGTCTCGACGGCGCGGGCGACCCCAGCGAAGTCGAGATCTTCATCCAGTCGATCCCGTTCAACATGTACGCCATCCTGGCGATCGTCATGGTCGGCATCATCGTCATCTCGAGGCGCGATTACGGCGAGATGCTAGACGCCGAACACAGATCCTGGGGAACCGGGAAGGTCTATCGCGAAGACGCCCAGCCGATGCAGGACGTCGAGGCGGACCTGGGCGAACCGTACGCCGACAATCCCCGCCTCGGGAGCTTCTTCTACCCCGTGATCGTCCTCATCGCCGTCACGGTCATCACGGCACTCTGGACGGGTTACTACGAGGCCGGCTCCCCACCGCTTGCCGAACTCGCCAGCTGGAGCGAGATGGTCCAGAACGCCGATTACGCGGCCGCGCTGATCTACGGTTCGTTCGCGATGGTCGTCACCGGATTCGTCCTCGGGTCGGTCTACGACATCTTCGACTTCCGCGAGGCGACCGACACCACCATCAGCGGCTTTGGCATCATGCTCACCGCCGTGACGATCCTCGTCCTCGCGTGGGGCATCGGTTCGACGGTCGGCGCGCTCGAGACCGGCGAGTACGTCTCCGGTGCCATCGGTGACGACCTTCCCACCGCATTGTTGCCGGTGATCGTGCTGGGAACCGCCGCGTTCATCGCCTTCTCGACCGGCACCTCCTGGGGAACGATGGGGATCCTGACGCCGATCGTCATCCCCATCTCCTGGGCCATGACCGGCGATCACACCATGACCGCGGCCGTCGTCGGCATGATCTTCTCCGGGGCGATCTTCGGCGATCACAGCTCGCCCATCTCGGACACGTCCGTGCTCTCCTCGACGTTCACCGGCGCGGACCTCATCGACCACGTCCGCACGCAATTGTACTACGCCGTCACCGTCGCGCTCGTCGCGGCCCTGCTGATAACGATCTGGGGAGTCACCGAAATTTCGCCGTTCATCCTGCTGCCGATCGGCGCGCTCATCCTGATCGGGCTGGTCTACGGCCTCTCGGAACTCGACGCCAGACGAAAGGGCGTCGACCCGATCGCCGTCAACGGCGGCCGACATCGCGGCGATCCGGTGAAACCGGCCACGGAGGCAGACCGTACCGAACCGACCACCGACGTCGACGATCGATCGGACTCCGAGACGCGACCGCCCTCCGACGAGGACTGA
- a CDS encoding VOC family protein: MDGTVDHTMIRVADLDESLAWYQTHLDYEEKDRFEGDDFTIVYLGPEEMHEEGAMLELTHNHGTDEVEIGDAWGHIAVRVPEGELESAYEQLMDEGVADYRDPESCGGRYAFVKDPDGHEIEIVQRDPDQGARWSIDHTMIRVEDADAALGFWTRKFEYDEIGRWEADSFANYFLEPTDAADEAMAVELTYNYDGRSYTHGDGWGHLCVRVDDLHDDWEQLMTREAEDYRDPESCDEMYAFTRDPDGHEIELLERDLDADSLFPF, encoded by the coding sequence ATGGACGGAACCGTCGATCACACCATGATCCGCGTCGCGGACCTGGACGAATCGCTCGCGTGGTACCAGACGCACCTCGACTACGAGGAGAAAGATCGCTTCGAGGGCGACGACTTCACCATCGTCTACCTCGGGCCGGAAGAGATGCACGAGGAGGGGGCAATGCTCGAACTCACCCACAACCACGGCACCGACGAGGTCGAGATCGGCGACGCGTGGGGCCACATCGCCGTTCGCGTTCCCGAGGGTGAACTCGAATCGGCCTACGAACAGCTGATGGACGAAGGCGTCGCGGACTACCGCGATCCCGAATCCTGTGGCGGCCGCTACGCGTTCGTCAAAGACCCCGACGGCCACGAGATCGAAATCGTCCAGCGCGATCCCGACCAGGGGGCGCGCTGGTCCATCGATCACACTATGATCCGCGTCGAGGATGCCGACGCCGCGCTCGGCTTCTGGACCCGAAAGTTCGAGTACGACGAGATCGGTCGCTGGGAAGCCGACAGCTTCGCGAACTACTTCCTCGAGCCGACCGACGCCGCCGACGAGGCGATGGCCGTCGAACTCACCTACAACTACGACGGCCGATCCTACACGCACGGCGACGGCTGGGGCCACCTCTGCGTGCGCGTCGACGACCTCCACGACGACTGGGAGCAGCTCATGACCAGAGAGGCCGAGGACTACCGCGACCCCGAGAGTTGCGATGAGATGTACGCGTTCACGCGCGATCCCGACGGCCACGAGATCGAACTACTCGAACGCGACCTGGACGCCGACTCGCTGTTCCCGTTCTGA
- a CDS encoding outer membrane lipoprotein-sorting protein, producing MSLRRTTAVLSIAVLLLTAGCLGPLGLNGDDADDGPDETDALSADELVEKAHEAEAEIESIHGVQTTTIDDADGVESATFEIWHRSPSETRMEAVELDDGLGDPEIMVMNGSTTWTYDGETNQAMRMDLGFDFGEAGEAMDEFTDDLSAQLYENMTAERAGTDTIADRDVTIVELTADGGDSMYESMTLWIDDETYYPLKQVAVTDLLGSEMTTTIEFEEFSPNVEIDDERFVFEAPDGVEIIDFDDLTNEEFDDAESANATVPFALPEPEPSESFAFDSAYVSENLQGWSASLGYENETGNTLSVSVADGPHEDPIGGETVQIGDSEATLTSMEGVDYRSVQWSDGDLRYIVSGDVTEETLIEVAESIVDS from the coding sequence ATGTCCCTCCGACGAACCACTGCTGTACTATCGATTGCCGTACTGCTGTTGACCGCCGGCTGTCTCGGGCCGCTTGGATTGAACGGTGACGACGCCGACGACGGTCCGGACGAGACGGACGCTCTCTCCGCGGACGAGCTGGTCGAGAAGGCCCACGAAGCCGAGGCCGAGATCGAGTCGATCCACGGCGTCCAGACGACGACGATCGACGACGCTGACGGCGTCGAGTCGGCGACCTTCGAGATCTGGCACCGCTCACCGTCGGAGACGCGGATGGAAGCCGTCGAGCTGGACGACGGATTGGGAGACCCGGAGATTATGGTGATGAACGGCTCGACGACGTGGACGTACGACGGCGAGACGAACCAGGCGATGCGGATGGACCTCGGATTCGACTTCGGCGAGGCCGGCGAGGCGATGGACGAATTTACTGACGACCTCTCGGCCCAGTTGTACGAGAACATGACGGCCGAGCGAGCCGGCACGGACACGATCGCCGATCGGGACGTCACGATCGTCGAACTGACGGCCGACGGCGGGGACTCGATGTACGAGTCGATGACGCTCTGGATCGACGACGAGACCTACTACCCGCTGAAACAGGTGGCCGTCACCGATCTCCTGGGCTCGGAGATGACGACCACGATAGAGTTCGAGGAGTTCTCCCCGAACGTCGAGATCGACGACGAGCGCTTCGTCTTCGAAGCGCCCGACGGCGTCGAGATAATCGACTTTGACGACCTCACGAACGAGGAGTTCGACGACGCGGAGTCGGCCAACGCGACCGTTCCGTTCGCGCTGCCGGAGCCAGAACCGTCGGAGTCGTTCGCGTTCGACTCGGCGTACGTCTCCGAGAACCTGCAGGGCTGGTCGGCCTCGCTCGGCTACGAGAACGAGACGGGTAACACGTTGAGCGTGAGCGTCGCGGACGGCCCCCACGAGGACCCGATCGGGGGCGAGACGGTCCAGATCGGCGACAGTGAGGCGACGCTCACGTCGATGGAAGGCGTCGACTACCGCTCGGTCCAGTGGTCCGACGGAGATCTCCGGTACATCGTCTCCGGTGACGTCACCGAGGAGACCCTCATCGAGGTGGCCGAGTCGATCGTCGATTCGTAG
- a CDS encoding FAD-dependent oxidoreductase, producing the protein MSEQARVEIYTKDECPYCENAKDLFDAKGIEYETYNVSGDEALFSEMVERADGRKTAPEVFVDDELLGGWDETSALEETGELDELLGLDDATAADDVVAHHRVIIAGTGIAGLTAAIYAARANNDPLVIEGDEPGGQLTLTTDVANYPGFPEGISGPELVNNMKEQARRFGAETKNGIVDSVDASDRPFRVTLTNGDVYTADVVIAASGASARTLGVPGEDELMGYGLSTCATCDGAFFRDEDMLVVGGGDAAMEEASFLTKFADTVYIAHRREEFRAEQYWIDRVEEQVEAGDIEIMRNTELLEVHGSPADGVDHVTLASHPDGHPTDKLDDPETERFDFDVGAVFLAIGHTPNTDYLEATGVEMDDEGYLKTRGGEGGGQTETDVPGIFGAGDVVDFHYQQAVTAAGMGSKAALDADEYLDEIDREAPAESEAEAAAADD; encoded by the coding sequence ATGAGCGAGCAGGCGCGCGTCGAGATCTACACGAAGGACGAGTGTCCCTACTGTGAAAACGCGAAAGATCTCTTCGACGCGAAGGGAATCGAGTACGAGACGTACAACGTAAGCGGCGACGAGGCGCTGTTCTCCGAGATGGTCGAGCGGGCCGACGGCCGAAAGACCGCCCCTGAGGTGTTCGTCGACGACGAACTGCTCGGCGGCTGGGACGAGACCAGCGCGCTCGAGGAAACGGGCGAACTCGACGAGTTGCTCGGACTGGACGACGCCACGGCGGCCGACGACGTCGTCGCCCACCACCGTGTCATCATCGCCGGAACCGGTATCGCCGGGCTCACCGCGGCGATCTACGCCGCTCGTGCGAACAACGACCCGCTCGTCATCGAGGGCGACGAGCCGGGCGGTCAGCTGACCCTGACGACCGATGTCGCGAACTATCCCGGCTTCCCAGAGGGAATCAGCGGTCCCGAACTGGTGAACAACATGAAAGAACAGGCTCGCCGGTTCGGTGCCGAGACGAAAAACGGGATCGTCGATTCCGTCGACGCGAGCGACCGGCCGTTCCGCGTCACGCTCACCAACGGCGACGTCTACACCGCCGACGTCGTGATCGCCGCCTCGGGTGCGAGCGCTCGCACGCTCGGCGTTCCCGGCGAGGACGAACTGATGGGCTACGGGCTCTCGACGTGTGCGACCTGCGACGGGGCGTTCTTCCGCGACGAGGACATGCTGGTCGTCGGCGGTGGCGACGCCGCGATGGAGGAAGCGTCGTTTCTCACGAAGTTCGCAGACACCGTCTACATCGCCCACCGCCGCGAGGAGTTTCGCGCAGAGCAGTACTGGATCGACCGCGTCGAAGAGCAGGTCGAGGCGGGCGACATCGAGATCATGCGCAACACCGAGTTGCTCGAAGTACACGGCTCGCCGGCGGACGGTGTCGATCACGTCACGCTCGCCAGCCATCCGGATGGTCACCCGACGGACAAGCTCGACGATCCCGAGACCGAACGGTTCGACTTCGACGTCGGCGCGGTCTTTCTCGCGATCGGCCACACGCCGAACACGGACTACCTCGAGGCCACCGGCGTCGAGATGGACGACGAGGGCTACCTGAAGACTCGCGGGGGCGAGGGCGGCGGCCAGACCGAAACGGACGTTCCCGGCATCTTCGGGGCGGGCGACGTGGTCGACTTTCACTACCAGCAAGCCGTCACGGCGGCCGGGATGGGCTCGAAAGCCGCCCTCGACGCCGACGAGTACTTAGACGAGATAGATCGGGAGGCTCCCGCCGAATCGGAGGCCGAAGCCGCCGCCGCGGACGACTGA
- a CDS encoding DUF357 domain-containing protein: protein MPAELAEKTDRYENLLADAVAEAEIAAQPGTPLADAAEECFEMATSYLEDGRHFREEDDLVNALASFSYGHAWLDAGARVGLFSVPTEGHLFTV from the coding sequence ATGCCCGCCGAACTCGCCGAGAAGACAGACCGGTACGAGAATTTGCTGGCCGACGCGGTTGCAGAGGCGGAGATCGCCGCCCAGCCGGGGACGCCGCTCGCCGACGCCGCCGAAGAGTGCTTCGAGATGGCGACGTCCTACCTCGAAGATGGCCGCCACTTTCGCGAAGAGGACGATCTCGTCAACGCGCTGGCGTCGTTCTCCTACGGTCACGCCTGGCTCGACGCCGGTGCACGTGTCGGATTGTTCTCGGTCCCAACTGAGGGACACCTTTTTACGGTTTGA
- a CDS encoding transcription initiation factor IIB, whose amino-acid sequence MTDTRIRTHASDRERTDQKQETESVGADEREHCPECGGRLVSDQEHAETVCTDCGLVVEENEIDRGPEWRAFDSAERDKKSRVGAPTTKMMHDQGLSTNIGWQDKDAYGKSLSSRQRQKMQRLRTWNERFRTRDSKERNLKQALGEIDRMASALGLPENVRETASVIYRRALEEDLLPGRSIEGVATASLYAAARQAGTPRSLDEISQVSRVDRMELTRTYRYVVRELSLEVKPADPEHYVPRFVSGLDLSDETERTSRELLESARGKGVHSGKSPVGLAAAAVYAAALLTNEKVTQNEVSEVANISEVTIRNRYKELLESSEMAAPA is encoded by the coding sequence ATGACAGATACACGCATCCGAACCCACGCGAGCGATCGGGAACGAACCGATCAGAAACAGGAGACCGAATCGGTCGGTGCCGACGAGCGCGAGCACTGCCCGGAGTGTGGCGGCCGGCTCGTCTCCGATCAGGAACACGCCGAAACCGTCTGTACCGACTGCGGACTGGTCGTCGAAGAGAACGAAATCGATCGCGGCCCCGAGTGGCGCGCGTTCGACAGCGCAGAGCGGGACAAGAAGTCTCGCGTCGGCGCACCGACGACGAAGATGATGCACGACCAGGGACTCTCGACCAACATCGGCTGGCAGGACAAAGACGCCTACGGCAAGTCGCTGTCGAGCCGCCAGCGCCAGAAGATGCAGCGGCTTCGGACCTGGAACGAGCGCTTCCGCACGCGCGACTCGAAGGAACGAAATCTCAAGCAGGCCCTCGGCGAGATCGACCGCATGGCGAGCGCCCTCGGACTACCGGAGAACGTCCGTGAGACCGCCTCGGTCATCTACCGCCGGGCGCTCGAAGAGGACCTCCTGCCGGGCCGGTCGATCGAAGGCGTCGCCACCGCGTCGCTCTACGCCGCCGCCCGCCAGGCCGGCACGCCGCGCAGCCTCGACGAGATCTCGCAGGTGAGCCGCGTCGACCGCATGGAACTCACCCGGACGTACCGATACGTCGTCCGCGAGCTCTCGCTCGAGGTCAAACCCGCCGATCCGGAGCACTACGTTCCCCGATTCGTCAGCGGACTCGATCTCTCCGACGAGACCGAGCGAACGTCGCGAGAACTGCTCGAGTCGGCCCGCGGAAAGGGCGTCCACTCGGGGAAGAGCCCGGTCGGACTCGCCGCCGCCGCCGTTTACGCCGCCGCGTTGCTCACCAACGAGAAGGTGACCCAGAACGAAGTCAGCGAGGTGGCTAACATCTCCGAGGTCACGATTCGCAACCGCTACAAGGAACTGCTCGAATCCTCGGAGATGGCTGCCCCGGCCTGA